The genomic interval GTCATGCTGGTGGTGTAAGAAAGGCAAGTTTGACTAAtttctataatatatataactaattcaTCTGAATGATCTCAAACTAAGCttctttataatatatttactatCATATTGACCAGTAAAATCAAAAGAAAGTATGAAGTTGCATCTGTAGCATTGAAGTTAGCACCTGTAATTCTGTAACTAATCACCCTAGCCTTCATATTTCCTTAAAAATGTATTTGATCAAACAAACACGTAATGGTTTGTAAATCGATGAATATACTTATTTGCTGGCAGGTTAGCTTTTTATTAAGCACTCTGATAGAAATGACTGGGAGGATTACTCTATTGTTTTAGTACTAATCTCAATAGTCATTAACACATCATAAGCTGTTTTCTTTATCATATTTGCAGGGGTTTGTCATTGTTTCTGCACTTCTTGTTACAGCATTGCTGCAATTCATTTTTGAAGGGAAACCGCCTTCAATGTATTGTCTTGTGTCTCTTCCTCTCGTGGTCAGCAGCATTTCCATATACCAGAAATATCCATACCCAATTAAAAAGAAGGAACACTAAAATTTAATGCTTAATTATGCAAAGTGTTCATATTAATCAGCCTTTATTAGTTACCATTTCAATTGGAGTATTTTTCTGCACTTTACATAGATGTTAGTTAGAGTTTCTTTTAGTAGCTTACTAGCTTCTATGTTTGCTGTGATCAAATCCATAAACTAGATGGATGATAAATTGTTAAGACACAAAAGAGTTAGACCATCTCCAATAGAGATGTGAATGCAAAATATAGCTCACTTTGTTAAAAGTTTACTCCAATAGTGTGTTAAATTATGATGCAAAAATCTCATGACAATAAATGCTATGttcattaaattatttttaatattttattattaaattttatctaCGGGTCCCGGGTCTGAATCCCGGTCTCGGGTCatggtccgggtccaggttcaGGTCCCGGTCCGGGTTCGGAtcccgggtctaggtccgggtccgggttcgggtctgagtcatgagtctgggtccgggtgcGGGTCCGGGTtcgtttgggtccgggtctaggtcttggttcgggtcccaggtctcgggtccgagtcccgagttcgggtcccgggtccgggttcgagtcccgagttcgggtctgggtctgggtctcagGTCCTGAGTCTCGGATCTCGGTCCGAGTCCCGGGTCCAGGTTCTGGGTCTCGTTTCTCGGTCCGGGTgcaggttcgggtccgggttcgagttcgggtccgggtctcgggtcctggtctgggtctgggtccgagtctaggtccgaATCTGAGTCTAGGTCCCAAGAGATTCGAGTCttgaattaagttttttttttttaaataaattgtaaTCGGGTCGGATCATATTCgatctagaaaaaaaattaggcgAGGCGGAGCGGATCTGATCTGATCCAAGATCCAATAAGTATCCGAATGTTTCGGGTCGGAGCTCCAACCCGCTCCAACTAAATGGATCTTTTTGACATGCctaggcaccagtggtgtctagcaccttctcgacatgtcacgttgcgattggctagcgatactttttaaaaactattatattaaattatgtgggacccgatacttagttggaccaatagcgatactaacacataggagggtgctagacaccactggtaccctttaacatttctcttaaagatactaataaaataataaaaatgacataaatataaatgaaaaagtaATGCATCTATTGTGGTGTAAATTTTATATCATAGCAAATGTTGTGCTAAATTTGGCACAAAATTTGTTATGTACCAAATTTACATCACTTTTTGGCACACCATTGGAGTAgactttttgttaaatgagcTATATTTTAGCTTTTCACCACTTATTTACACTTCCATTGGATATTCTCTTATACCTATCAAAGTAAAAGATGTTAACTATTAGGCAAAGGTTTACAAATTTACTATCACATGagattttttacaaaaatattatctttttattaaacaacataaaataacaaaactgaataattaaaacaatagtgaaataactaaaaataaccGTGGAATAAcattaaaaacttaacacagtataaaactttcatagtatttttgaattttttttgccttatagtaaaaaagttgaaaattttaGTTTGTCGTGTAAAAATCTTCAGTAAAAATGTAGATATTTACTAACACAGTCCTGTAATTTGATGCTATTTACGATAATTTGCCATgaaattttttgagaaaattacattgtatacccaTTTTATTTTACTTGCTTTAGTTCTTAcctctattttcaatttttttaagatatacccacttttatatATGATATCTCCATTAGACCccgttaatataaattatatgctagactTAAGTAGAGACTGATAGTATATTAGACaatctatttaaaaaaatgggtatattttaataaaatataatatgaaagtatttttaattaatagataaaaaacgaggtatttttcaaattgagaaaattacagtctatactctttttatgttgtcctcttttatttttaccctcttttttaaagtctattatttttacctctttttttaaacgttgtatcaattttgcccctgtcacttcaagatactctccatgtgactctcttatgttagggtattttgggtacaatacatataaaaagaggtatgtttcatttaaatataagattagaggtaaatttgatcaattgattaataaaagtggtatatttcaacttatcccttttcaatttgaataattacataaggcactattttttgtaaaatcattacatttttacgttcaaagaatattttttttttttttatatttttacggttttccaaaaaataacacgaaaacaacataaaaaaatcaacaagaaaattacataaaagtaacatcaaaataacaacaaaaaataacatacagataaccaaaaattaacaagattacaacataaaaagactttattttctgtaaataaaatcaaaacaatcgtaaaaatatttaaaattccatgaaactgtatttttgtaattttttttttttgttgttatttgtatgtttttgtgaaataatcccttttCAATTTATCCATAAATTTTCCCAATTCTAACGAAGGTGGGCTTTATTTAGGATCGTCCGGGCCATTCGATTTCCATTTCATTAGGGAAAAAATGCTTGTTTCTGTCTTCCTTTACATTCCCGCAGTGAGTGAAGCTCAGCTCAGCTCAGAGAACGAAGACGAAGGCGAAGAGAAGTAAACAATGGGAAGCAGACTCGGTAGAAGAGTAGTTCACTTCGCTAACCTACCCATCAAACTTCTCATGCCCACTACTTtcaacaacatcacagaaaTCGCTCTCAAGACCATTCCTTCCGCTTCCAAGATCGAAATCAAGCGCGTTCTCGAATCCCTCTACGGATTCGAGGTCGAGAAAGTCCAAACACTAAACATGGAAGGAAAAAAGAAGAAGCGCGGTGGCATTTTGATCGCCAAGCCCGACTACAAGAAGGCCTACGTTACTCTCAAGAACCCTCTCTCTATCTCGCCGGACCTTTATCCCATTCGGATTATCGAGGAGGAGAAGCGGCAGATGAGTAAGCAGTCGAAATCCAGTGTGGTCGAGGAAGGAGAGACCAAGAGACATTGGCTTGATGGGAAGAAGGAGGATCAAACTCACACACAGACTCAGAGATATAGGCCTGGCAGGTTTAGGCCCGAGAGGGTTAGGCCCGAAAGGACTTCTTCCGTCAGTCGCGGTGAGAGCGAGGCTAAGTTCCCATGGAGCAGCATGAGGTCTTCTGGTGCTGGAGCTAGGTAgttctttttctttcatttttatggAAATGGGTCTTATAGTTTTCAGATGTTCTGAAAGCGGTTTATGTTATCTGAGTTGAGATAATGAATTATTGCTATGTAATAACCTTCCTTTGATGAATTTTTGTTTTGTAAGGACACAGATAATGAGTAATAGTTTTTCTTGATTGAAATTATGCAAATTTGTTTTTACTCATAAAACTTTATGCATAATACTTTAAACTTGTAATGTTGGATAAGTTGGGAGTGGAAGGAAGTTGCACGATGATAATTGTATTTGTTGCAAAAGATTACAAAAAGGTAGAGAAAAGACATATAGTATTATAGTGTGCTTTTTTAAGTAATGTAATTTCCGGTGCTGGGGAAGGGATCCTTTTTTATTGAGATTTTGTAGTTGTTATTGTATTCAGTTTGTGGGTGATGGACTACATTACTTTTGTGTGTGTTGTGAAGAGGGGCCACTAGTGAATACTTTCCAGACTTGTGACAAGAGTGAAGAAATATAGGCAAATGATGTGTTGGAATCCGGGTAGAGAGATTTTGAGAGTTTATTGatagtttttgtttttcatCTTAAGAACAAGTAAATGCTTGAACTTGTTGTTTAGCTACTGTTTGGtaaaatgactttatatgaaACATTTTgttctatttaatttattttatttgatttgaaCAATGACAAATAGGAAATTGATCGAATATGAAATGTTCAAGTAATAAACCACTTTATTGATTCCTTCAAAGTTCAAACACTCTCAAAAATAGTTTCTAAAAGAAGTCTCAAAgaggcttttttttttccttctagtTAATGTTGTAAGCTATTAGTGATTAATCTCTCCTCAATTATTTCCACTCACTTAATAGTATCTTTATGCTGGTAAATTCTTAGTCTTGTTTCTACTGAACCTAGGAGTTGTGCTTCTTTGAGTAATTGTAATATGTTGATATCATATATTGTGCTTCCATTGAAATACTATATTCAGTCAAGGCGAATTACAGATCAGCTTGCTCTCAAACAACAAAtaagaaaatggaaaaatttATGCAATCAAACTAACTAAATAAggaaacataatatataaatgatTATCTTGAAGACTGGCCTTTTTACTGCAAGATATATGATGTCCAGATAATTTATGCAATGGATGATCTGCGTTTAGAGCTGATTTTGTAGCGCACTGAATTAGGTCTTTGTTTACCTTCTTCTGGTTCTTCTCCACTCCCATCACCTTCCATTTTTGTATGAAAAGAAGTCTTGATCTTTCGCCAACCTAAGCTCCAGCGAGGTGCATGTATTTGCTTGTGGCCTACCTTATCATACTCTTGTTGCAGCTCAGAGTAGTCACTCTGCAGCTCTGACATCTTCCTCTTTATGTTCTCAAGCTCTACTTTAAGGGTCTTGATTTCCATCTCGGTTGTGGGCTGGTTTCCCTCTTGTTCAGAAATATTGTCACTTGGCGATGGATCTTTTTCTTGTATTGTTGTCCTCATTTTTACTTGTTCAGAGAATAGAACCTGCACATATTTCTTCCTGCGGTTAGAAATGCAATTAAATGGATAAAAGACGGTTATCACCAGGAAAACGACTTTGTTTCTGGTGTTTTTACATCTTTTGGGAATTAACGTACTTAGCGAACTCTgcaagttttattttatttaggatGGGTCTGCCTATTTGACAAGTTTTCTTTACCATATGTTTTTTGTGATATCTTTAAGGACTGGCTTACAATGCTGTGTATGCAGTTTATGAGAATTTTCTGAGGGAACTGCTTTTTCCCTgttcattattattatctttttattttattttatgtcatTGTGATTTCATCATAGTTTCTGGTGATTCATTTATTACTTATTTTAGTTATATTGGTTATTTTAATTCATTATCAATTTCACCCCGAATGTTTTATACAATGTTTATTGTGCTCTGA from Cannabis sativa cultivar Pink pepper isolate KNU-18-1 chromosome 4, ASM2916894v1, whole genome shotgun sequence carries:
- the LOC115714597 gene encoding uncharacterized protein LOC115714597 codes for the protein MGSRLGRRVVHFANLPIKLLMPTTFNNITEIALKTIPSASKIEIKRVLESLYGFEVEKVQTLNMEGKKKKRGGILIAKPDYKKAYVTLKNPLSISPDLYPIRIIEEEKRQMSKQSKSSVVEEGETKRHWLDGKKEDQTHTQTQRYRPGRFRPERVRPERTSSVSRGESEAKFPWSSMRSSGAGAR